The nucleotide sequence TCTTTTCGAACCAGCCAAAGAAATAAAAACATCACAACAACGAATAAAAACAATAGAACCGTAAAGAATGTTACCATGACAACTCGCCTCGCTTTTTCTTCTCCAGAAAATAGGAAAAGAATACTGATTTACCTTCTCAAAGAAATTGGACTTGCAGCACGCCGCACGTCCAATTGTTTTCTTTATTCAAATGTATCATATTTTGCAACAACCATGCTTGCTTTTTCATCTAATAATTCTTGGTCCTCTGCAGCACATTGGGCAACTTTGACCACGGCGCAGTTTGTCATTTTTGATACAACTTCACCAATGACCGTTTTTGTAAAACCAATTGGTTTGCATGCATATTGTTCTCCTAAATTAATCATTTCTTCCGTCATCAAAATCCTCCTAAACTGCTGGAACTTTTCTCCACATTACCACTGCTATTTCTTTGGAGATTTAACTCATTGATTTTTATTTACAGTTAAAAATCAACCTTACAGGCATTATAGCGTACTGTTTTCGTTTTCACAATTAAAACAGCTGTTGTATTTAGAAGAATTTTTTTCAAAAAATTAAAACATATTCCTTAAAAACTAATTATTTCCTACATATTAAAATATAATACTTCCATTTCCAATAAAAATACATTTATAATAGGAAAGATAAACAGCTGAAAAGGGAGATTTCAAATGAAGAAAAAAACGTTCAAAAAACTATTGTTTCTAGGGGGCACAGCTGCTCTTTTATTAAGCGGTACAAGTTATTACCTACATATCCATTCTCCAGAACATACAATGAACACTGCACAAAAAAGTTCAACACAAAAAACGAAAAAGACAAAAGAGAAAGCAGAAGTTTTACTAGATGTTCCATTAGAGAGCCAGTTTGATTCTCCTTCTTTAGAAAATGGCTGTGAAGTCACTTCGCTTTCTATGCTTTTATCTTTTTATGGTTATGAAACAACTAAAAACCAGTTAGCTGAGCAATTGGATTACGTCCCTGTTTTCAATGCAGATGGGACTCATGGCGATCCTAATGAAGGATTTGTTGGTGATATCAGTGGCGGAGACTGGGCTATGGGCGTCTATGTTCCCCCAGTTGCCTCCCTTGCTCAGCAAATCGTCCAAACGGATTATCACACTTTTCCAAAAACCGATGCTCAACTCGATGATATCAAAAAAGCACTATCTAAAGGAAATCCTGTCTGGACTTCTGTGACTATCAATTTTGAAGTCCCAGATGAAACTGATTTTATGACTTGGACCACAAATAATGGAGAAGTAAGAGTCACTCCTCTTGTTCATGCTTGTGTAGTCACTGGATATGACAAAGAAAATATTTATGTCAACGATCCCTATGGTGTAAAAAATCGAGCAGTACCGATCAACGATTTTTCGGCGATTTTCACTGCAATGGGTGGACAGATGCTAACTTTGGAGAAAAGCTAGTAATTCAAACAAAAATCCCTTATACTCAAGATACCAAACCTTTGAAGGGAGCGTAGATAATGGAAAAATTCACACATAAAAAAATGGATCCAAATGAAATTCCGATTATTTTTGTCCGTGACTGCAAGGGAAATGTTCAAGGTAAAGTCTCTATTAATGAGTGGAACGAGCGTCGCAGACCTGCTACCCTCAATGAACTGGAAATCAAATTGTATCGTCAATCTCTTGTTTATTACGCAGATCAAGAGTACGAGAAAGCCACCGATTTATTGAAATTTCTAATTGCTCGAACAGAGTATACTCGCTTTGAATATATTGAACGTTTAGCAAACATCTATCATATTATGAATGAACCTGTCAAAGAATATCAGTTATTGGACACCGTCTTGTCAGTAGCAGAACTGATTGCCCTTCCTGCTGGATTAGAAAAGAAACTAGTACGCCGCCTTTTACGAGTAAAGCAACAACTATCCGATCAAGAAAAATAACTTGCGTTTTTTTAGGAAAGTGCTATGATTATTTTGTTGAATAAATGGGATGTAGCCAAACTGGTAAGGCACTTGACTCTGAATCAAGCAATTGTAGGTTCGAACCCTGCCATCCCAATTTGATGTGCTTGCTGAAAAAATGAACCCCCTGTAAAAGAACAATCTTTTTGCAGGGGGATTATTGTATTATTTTTACTACTTGTATTTAGTTTACATAATTAAATTATGAATAATAAAATCGGGCGTATTCTTAATACAAAAACTGATTTACCCAATAATTGCTAATGCTTTCTCCGGAACTTTTTCTCTAGGAACTTCCTCATACGTTTCTATGTGTGCTCCTTTATTGCTAATTTTCAAATAATGATTTTCTTTTAACACAGAAAGACCATTAAATTCAACCGTTCGTTCTTTCCCATTGGCATCAGCAGCTTTCTGCACATACCTTGCTGTACCATATTCATTTACTTCCTCTGGTTTTTGTGTCTTTACATAGACCTCTCCTTTTTCAACTAATGGATTTAGCTGATCAAGTATACCAGGGATTTCTCCATAACTTCCTTCAGTATAATATTTCAGTCCAAATAGCAAAATACCACTAATCGCCGCCAGTCCAATCAAATATTTAATCACTTTCATCTTTCTACCTCCTTGTTATATATTCAGTATATGGGTCAGTTAAAGAAATTCCATCCGTCCCAAGTTGGAGATTTTTCTCCTACTTTAGAAGCGAGAATCGAGTGTTTTTTTAGTAAAAATGATCGTTATTTGATATTATTGACGTGTGGATAAATCAGTTTTTCTCGTTTTGTCCATGTAAAAAATCATGTTGATAGCAAAGGATGTGTTCAAAATGAATCAAGAAGAATTATTTCAAAAAGTCAAGGAAATGATTAAGAACGGCAATTTCGATGGCGCAAAACGATTTATCGAAGAACATAAAGAACAATTAGGACCTTATAAAGAGAAAGCCCAAAATCTTTTAAAAGATGTAAATATCGACAGTGTCAAAAACAAATTTAAAAATCTATTCAAATAAGTAAAACTTTCACTTTTGTAAAATCAAAGGAGGACAATGCTGCTGCATCGTCCTCCTTTGGTTCTTTTCTGAATACTTCATACTAAAATAAACGTGTCGGATCGTAATGATAAGTCACATTGCCGTTCAGTGAGGCTTTTCCCACCACATATTTACGATTCTCCAACTTCAGCCACGCTTCTCGAAAAGCCATTAATTCTTCTCTTTTTACATCAATCTTTTCGATTTTTCCATCGATCAAATCTTGAATAAGTTGTTCATATGGATTCATTTTTTTCCTCCATCTGCTGTCAATCAATAAGTTGTAAAAATAGGTTCATATGCTTTTTTGGTATCTAGATCTTCTCTGACTTTGACTGTCGTATAAATAATTTTTTCTACTGGGATACTATAATAACTTCCTTCACCATTATTGAATCGGTGAACGTCTTTCTTTGCTAAAATACCATTTATTTTATTCGTCAGTACACGTTGTTCGACACTGTTACTTACAACATAGTAAATCACCCGAATATTATTGATTAAATGCAAATCGATTTCTAACACTACATGATCCATGAAAATCCCACTCCTTCTTTCACTTTGATTATAGCAAGTTTCTCCTCTAATTTCAAAATCGATACAGATTTTACTGGATAAATCCACAAAACTGCTTGCGCCATTTCGCACAAAGTGTTATTTTGTATCATGGACTTTATTTATTGGAGGCAATAGTATGATCGCGATCGGTCAATTTGTTTTTTATATTCCTTTTTTTATTATGATAAGCATTCTTTTCTATTACATAAAATGGACAAAAAAGAAGTTTTCAGTTTTACTGTCCTCTTTACCTGCTGTATATTTTACTTATCAAATTTTTTCTTTTAGGCATTGGGAAACAACGTCTGTATTAATAACACACATCATCGAATTGACGCTTTCAGTAATTTTTCTTATTATTTGGATCTATTTTTTATATAAGAATCAGAATTGAATCCCTCGCATGTTTAAAAAGAAAACGATTAAAGATGCAGCAAATTTCTGCCGATCTTTAATCGTTTTTTCTATTCTGTTATACCAAAAAAATGTTTGAATCGGTGAAGGATCGTTCCTTGTTTTAATTTCTTAATTGTCAAATTAAGTTAGACAGATCATCAATACTTACGTAACTCAAAAATACTTCCAAAGGTGTTCGATAATCCAGTGATTTTCTAGGAATATTATTTCGTTTAGATGCGACAGATTGAATAAAAAATTCATCTACTGAATTGAAATCCATAGATTTCAATAAACCATCTCTACGTAACAATCCGTTAGAATTCTCGTTTAGGCCTCTTTGAGACGGCGTTCCTGGATCAGCGAAATAAATGGCAATATCATTGACATTACTGATCTGTTTCCAATTTGAAAATTCCTTTCCACAATCAAAAGTGATGGATTTGAATAGGTTTTTCGGTACAGATTCAAACCATTGATTTAATTTTTTTTCAATATCAATCGCTTGTCTACCACACGGTTTCAATGTGATGATAACTTTTGATAATCGTTCAACTAAGGTAATTACAGCACTTTTATGTTTCAGACCTACGATAGTGTCACCTTCAAGGTGACCAAACTCATTTGAGAATTGGCTATAATCCTTTTCACGTTCATGAATAGAGCGGCGGAAAGTTTGTTTTCCACGTCTTTCTTGATGTCCATTCGGTTTACGCTTGCCTTTCATCGGTAAGTCAGAAGAATCAAATAGCCCCTTTTTGAACATACGATAAATGGTACGAGCAGAACAACTAATAGGAAACGCTGCACGACCAACAATCACATCGGGTGTCCATCCTTGAACAACCTTTCTTTGAATATATTCTGATTGTTCCTCGGGTAAAACAAGCGGACGTCTACCACAGTTTGATTTGTTTTTCTTATACTGTTGATAATATTCTAAGGCTGATTTTCCTTGCTTGAAGAACAGATATACTTTATGGATCGTTTGTCTTGAACGATTCAAGCAATGGGCAGTTTTAGCAACAGATTGATTCATTTTGAAATAAGACTCTATTATTACAAGTTCATCCGTTGTAAGATGGGTATAGGTCATTTGTACTCACTCCTTATAATTCTTTGGTCGGAACTATTTTGAGTGTAGCACAAATGACTTTTTTAGTTGTCTAGCTTAATTTTACAATCGGCGATTCTATAAATTGTTGTGCGATCGGGTACTTTTCTTCCAAATTTTCTTTGTTCTTTTCGATCAGGCTTTTCGCTTCTTCATATTTTTTATCTGCACATAGTGCTTTTACTTCCTGTAACACTTTTCCTGCTTCCATTTGCCTCACCCTCTTGCCATTTTATTGCTTTAAGTTTTATTTAAGTTATACGCATTATTCTAGTTTCATCCCAAATAACCTTTTTTCATTTTTACTCCTCGAACTAATCAGTTTTCTAAAGGCTGATTGGTTCGTCTTTTTTATTTTTCCTCCATTTCATTCTGCTCTTCTGTTAATTTATCTAATGCTTTGATTGATGCTGCGGCTCTTGCATAATCATAGCTGTATAATTCCATAAATTTATCAGGCAGAACAAACCACGCTGGATGATAACCGTTAGCTGTGACAGGGAATCCTTTATCTTGTTGATTATCTCCATCCCATCTCAGAGCAACACCTTTTTTTCCTTTCCACTTTACTAAAGCGATCGAGTATCCCTTCTTTGTTTGTGTGCCGTCTTCAATAATTGCTAAAATTTCTATTTTTTCTTTTGGCGCACGGACTTCTTGAGGACGAACCATTTTCTATTCCTCCCTTATCTCATTACTTCACGACCAACACACTGCAAGGGGCATGTGATACGACATAAGAAGCGGTCGATCCAACTAATGCTTGTTGTATAGCACCTTTTCCTGTCGCTCCCATAACGATCAAATCAATATTTTCTTGTCCAGGGATGATATTGGCAATCAAATTTCTTGGATCTCCAGTTTCAACTATTGCGTGGATCTCAGCAATGCCGAACTCTTTGGCATCATTGATTTTTTTCAGCATGGCT is from Enterococcus faecium and encodes:
- a CDS encoding universal stress protein, which codes for MSKRYQNIMVAVDGSRQSIKAFAEALDLAKDNEAHLFIVSIINKVELTHSAYAFSKIYADEKQRTEVAMLKKINDAKEFGIAEIHAIVETGDPRNLIANIIPGQENIDLIVMGATGKGAIQQALVGSTASYVVSHAPCSVLVVK
- a CDS encoding YxeA family protein codes for the protein MKVIKYLIGLAAISGILLFGLKYYTEGSYGEIPGILDQLNPLVEKGEVYVKTQKPEEVNEYGTARYVQKAADANGKERTVEFNGLSVLKENHYLKISNKGAHIETYEEVPREKVPEKALAIIG
- a CDS encoding C39 family peptidase; the protein is MKKKTFKKLLFLGGTAALLLSGTSYYLHIHSPEHTMNTAQKSSTQKTKKTKEKAEVLLDVPLESQFDSPSLENGCEVTSLSMLLSFYGYETTKNQLAEQLDYVPVFNADGTHGDPNEGFVGDISGGDWAMGVYVPPVASLAQQIVQTDYHTFPKTDAQLDDIKKALSKGNPVWTSVTINFEVPDETDFMTWTTNNGEVRVTPLVHACVVTGYDKENIYVNDPYGVKNRAVPINDFSAIFTAMGGQMLTLEKS
- a CDS encoding IS30 family transposase; this encodes MTYTHLTTDELVIIESYFKMNQSVAKTAHCLNRSRQTIHKVYLFFKQGKSALEYYQQYKKNKSNCGRRPLVLPEEQSEYIQRKVVQGWTPDVIVGRAAFPISCSARTIYRMFKKGLFDSSDLPMKGKRKPNGHQERRGKQTFRRSIHEREKDYSQFSNEFGHLEGDTIVGLKHKSAVITLVERLSKVIITLKPCGRQAIDIEKKLNQWFESVPKNLFKSITFDCGKEFSNWKQISNVNDIAIYFADPGTPSQRGLNENSNGLLRRDGLLKSMDFNSVDEFFIQSVASKRNNIPRKSLDYRTPLEVFLSYVSIDDLSNLI